Proteins from a genomic interval of Chroococcidiopsis thermalis PCC 7203:
- a CDS encoding dipeptide ABC transporter ATP-binding protein, with translation MSQALLDIENLKVAYPHQQDRESLQWAVNGVSLTLQRGDRLGLVGESGCGKSTLGRAVMRLLPPASRVNGKVMFEERSVLDLTPTQMRQFRGEAVALVFQDPMTRLDPLMTIGKHCMETLKAHQPHLSERELRDKAIATLAAVKIPENRAHQYPHEFSGGMRQRVAIALALMLDPKLIIADEPTTSLDVTVAAQILKELMRLCRERDMALLLISHDLALVGEYCDRIGVMHDGELIETGSSQTVFQQPQHEYTRSLLQAALHIHGEQGVGSREQGAGGQGGQGGLGGQGGLGGQGGQGGQGGQGSNFSHSATTNYQLPTTNYQLPTTNYQLPILKITDLKQHYSLERNFIERLFKAEDQTIKAVDGINLELFPGEILGLVGESGCGKSTLSRTILQLVRPTSGKVEWQGTDLTTLSRQDLRLSRRQMQMIFQDPHACLNPTMTVGQNIAEPLFIHQIANPAKAKEQVMAMLKRVGLTPLENYYSRYPSELSGGQQQRVAIARALITRPRLIICDEPVSMLDASIQAQVLDLMLELKREFDLTYLFITHDLWVARFLCDRIAVMNSGQIVEIDTTQAIFNNPQHPYTQTLLAAAPLLGSQ, from the coding sequence ATGAGCCAAGCTCTACTTGATATCGAGAATCTCAAAGTTGCCTATCCACATCAACAAGATAGGGAGTCCCTGCAATGGGCTGTTAACGGCGTATCTTTGACGCTGCAACGGGGCGATCGCCTGGGTCTGGTGGGAGAATCGGGTTGCGGTAAATCGACTCTAGGACGGGCTGTAATGCGCCTGTTACCACCAGCTAGCCGCGTAAATGGCAAGGTGATGTTTGAGGAGCGATCGGTGCTAGATCTCACACCTACCCAGATGCGGCAATTTCGCGGAGAAGCAGTAGCATTGGTATTTCAAGATCCGATGACACGGCTCGATCCACTGATGACGATTGGCAAGCACTGCATGGAAACTTTGAAGGCGCATCAACCCCACCTGTCAGAACGAGAATTACGGGATAAAGCGATCGCCACTCTCGCCGCCGTGAAAATTCCCGAAAATCGCGCTCATCAATATCCACATGAATTTAGCGGAGGAATGCGGCAACGGGTAGCGATCGCCCTAGCTTTAATGCTCGATCCCAAACTAATTATTGCCGACGAACCAACAACGAGTTTAGATGTAACCGTAGCGGCGCAAATCTTAAAAGAACTGATGCGTCTATGTCGCGAGCGGGACATGGCTTTGTTATTGATTTCTCACGATCTGGCGCTGGTGGGAGAATACTGCGATCGCATTGGCGTAATGCACGATGGAGAATTAATCGAAACTGGTTCTTCCCAAACAGTATTTCAGCAACCGCAACACGAATACACGCGATCGCTCTTGCAGGCGGCTTTGCATATTCATGGGGAGCAGGGAGTAGGGAGCAGGGAGCAGGGAGCAGGGGGACAAGGGGGACAAGGAGGACTAGGGGGACAAGGGGGACTAGGGGGACAAGGGGGACAAGGAGGACAAGGGGGACAAGGAAGCAATTTCAGCCACTCAGCAACTACCAACTACCAACTACCAACTACCAACTACCAACTACCAACTACCAACTACCAATTACCAATTCTCAAAATCACGGATTTAAAACAGCATTACAGCTTAGAACGCAATTTTATCGAGCGGTTGTTTAAAGCTGAAGACCAGACAATTAAGGCTGTAGATGGAATAAATTTGGAACTTTTCCCTGGGGAAATTTTGGGATTAGTTGGGGAATCGGGCTGTGGTAAGAGTACTTTATCTAGGACAATATTACAGCTAGTTCGCCCTACATCGGGAAAAGTAGAGTGGCAAGGCACGGATTTAACTACTTTGTCGCGACAAGATCTGCGTCTTTCTCGACGACAAATGCAAATGATCTTTCAAGATCCCCATGCTTGTCTTAATCCAACAATGACCGTGGGGCAGAATATTGCCGAGCCTTTGTTCATTCATCAAATAGCTAATCCTGCAAAAGCAAAAGAGCAGGTGATGGCAATGCTGAAGCGCGTCGGACTAACTCCATTAGAGAATTACTACAGCCGCTATCCTAGCGAACTATCTGGCGGACAACAGCAGCGAGTCGCGATCGCCCGTGCGTTGATTACTCGTCCGCGACTGATAATTTGTGACGAACCTGTCAGTATGCTTGATGCTAGCATCCAAGCTCAGGTACTCGATTTAATGCTGGAATTAAAGCGAGAGTTCGATTTAACTTATTTGTTTATTACCCATGACTTATGGGTAGCTCGATTTTTATGCGATCGCATTGCTGTGATGAATAGCGGTCAGATTGTCGAAATCGATACGACTCAAGCTATCTTTAACAATCCTCAGCATCCTTATACCCAAACGCTGTTGGCAGCTGCACCGTTATTAGGGAGTCAGTAG
- a CDS encoding FAD-dependent oxidoreductase, translating into MTFAVLGDGRSGVELAATLADLLPDWYAQISGNKQEIRVVILQRGKEILKGDRDKLRSSANRALQQHVVPVELLLEAEISAVHPQRVEYKHGDRTLELPVATIIWTTGTAVNPLIKLFNK; encoded by the coding sequence TTGACGTTTGCTGTTTTGGGTGATGGTCGTTCTGGAGTAGAGCTAGCTGCTACCTTAGCAGACTTATTACCCGATTGGTATGCTCAAATTAGTGGTAACAAACAAGAAATCCGGGTAGTCATTCTTCAACGCGGTAAAGAGATTTTAAAAGGCGATCGGGATAAGTTGCGCTCCTCTGCCAATCGAGCCTTACAACAGCATGTCGTACCCGTGGAATTGTTGTTAGAAGCTGAAATTAGTGCCGTGCATCCGCAACGGGTAGAATACAAACACGGCGATCGCACCCTAGAATTACCAGTAGCTACGATTATCTGGACGACAGGAACTGCTGTTAATCCTTTAATTAAGCTATTTAACAAATGA
- a CDS encoding FAD-dependent oxidoreductase gives MLLDRDKQTVQSGNIPYEVAIIGAGISGTALLYSLSKYTNVERILLVEKEAEVGLCNSHKTMNSQTLHFGDIETNYTLEKAQKVNRAATLVKNYLLRNDTSQKSYSKYHKLVLGIGAEQVQELRDRYREFQSLFPQLKLIQKPEIEAIEPNLIKDRKPDEEIIALYSEAGYTIDFQALSRSFLQNSIETKKTIDIMMSTKVKSLKREKNLYHIQTDRGTFSAKSVAFATGAYSLLFAKTLGYGKDYALLNVAGNFYFSPGVLNGKVYTVQMKKIPFAAIHGDPEVHDQSLTRFGPTAKVTLLLENRKYATVLDYLKTAGFSINAIISFLNILSDKTIFNYILRNLIYDLPLVGKRLFLKEARKIVPSLQLNELQFAEGYGGIRPQIVNTKTKHLEMGEAKIVGENIIFNITPSPGASTCLQNAEYDTEKIVAFLGAQYTFNKQQFWKDLGDE, from the coding sequence ATGTTATTAGATCGAGACAAACAAACAGTGCAATCTGGAAATATTCCTTATGAAGTAGCTATCATTGGAGCTGGCATTTCTGGAACTGCTTTGCTGTATAGCTTAAGTAAGTACACTAATGTAGAGCGGATTCTCTTGGTAGAAAAAGAAGCAGAAGTTGGCTTATGCAATTCTCATAAAACAATGAATAGCCAAACGCTTCATTTTGGCGATATAGAAACTAACTATACTCTAGAAAAAGCTCAAAAAGTGAATCGAGCCGCAACCTTAGTCAAAAACTATCTTTTAAGGAACGACACCAGCCAAAAAAGCTATAGCAAGTACCATAAATTAGTCTTAGGTATTGGAGCAGAGCAAGTTCAAGAACTGCGAGATAGATACAGAGAATTTCAATCGTTATTTCCGCAATTAAAATTAATTCAAAAGCCGGAAATAGAGGCGATCGAACCTAATCTTATTAAAGATAGAAAGCCCGACGAAGAAATTATAGCTTTATATTCTGAAGCTGGTTATACAATAGATTTCCAGGCATTATCTCGCTCGTTTTTGCAAAACTCGATTGAAACTAAAAAAACAATTGACATCATGATGTCAACAAAAGTTAAGTCTCTAAAAAGAGAGAAAAATTTATACCATATACAAACTGACCGAGGAACATTTTCAGCGAAAAGTGTTGCTTTTGCCACTGGAGCATATAGTCTTTTATTTGCCAAAACTCTAGGTTATGGAAAAGATTATGCCCTTTTGAACGTAGCTGGAAACTTTTATTTTTCACCAGGTGTTTTAAATGGCAAAGTCTACACCGTACAAATGAAAAAAATTCCCTTTGCTGCTATTCATGGAGATCCGGAAGTTCACGACCAAAGCCTGACTAGATTTGGTCCCACCGCCAAAGTCACTTTACTATTAGAGAATCGCAAATATGCTACTGTTTTAGACTATCTTAAAACAGCAGGATTCAGTATCAATGCTATTATAAGTTTTTTAAATATACTGTCAGATAAAACCATTTTCAATTATATTTTGAGGAATTTAATTTACGATCTACCGTTAGTCGGTAAAAGATTATTTTTAAAAGAAGCACGTAAGATTGTTCCTTCTTTACAACTGAACGAATTACAATTTGCTGAAGGTTATGGAGGAATCAGACCCCAAATTGTTAATACAAAAACTAAGCATCTTGAAATGGGGGAAGCCAAAATAGTCGGAGAAAATATTATATTTAATATAACTCCCTCTCCAGGGGCTTCTACTTGCTTGCAAAATGCCGAATACGATACTGAAAAGATTGTCGCTTTTTTAGGAGCGCAATACACATTTAATAAGCAACAATTCTGGAAAGATTTAGGAGATGAGTAA